A genomic stretch from Schaalia odontolytica includes:
- the brnQ gene encoding branched-chain amino acid transport system II carrier protein has protein sequence MTQTVNEDSTGRSSSTAVLIATALTLFSMFFGAGNLIFPPIMGASAGTNFAPAMVGFLIGSVALPVISIITIALSGTDMRDLVSRAGSAFGLVFSVLVYLSIGAFYALPRTAAVSFSTAVVPIIGTKSLVASVVFCLVFFGVAFYLCWNPGNIIDSLGKVLTPILLGLLVLLVFLCLASLPASHDAPTGEYASTPLAAGLLEGYMTMDSIAALAFGIIVVTSLGHTGGGIGAKVVRRTSTAAIIAGALLAVVYVGLGLVGHVIPNAQSYTDGATLLADAAQMTMGWPGQIVFGLIVLTACMTTAVGLIAATSEFFHRLVPAIPYRTWMIIFTIISFVLASAGLNSVLAIAVPIITFLYPIAIAVILITITSHPLRLATPALWTFRLGTWVAAAWSALTTLAQVGVATDAINAALAWSPLQALQLGWILPTVVAAAIGACIDAAALRRSA, from the coding sequence GTGACGCAGACAGTCAATGAAGATTCCACTGGCCGTTCGAGCAGCACCGCTGTTCTCATCGCGACCGCCCTGACGCTTTTCTCGATGTTCTTCGGCGCAGGCAACCTCATCTTCCCTCCGATCATGGGCGCATCGGCTGGAACCAACTTCGCCCCCGCCATGGTTGGCTTTCTTATCGGCAGCGTCGCGCTTCCCGTCATCTCGATTATCACGATTGCCCTGTCGGGTACCGACATGCGTGACCTCGTTAGCCGCGCCGGAAGCGCTTTCGGACTCGTCTTCTCCGTCCTCGTCTACCTGTCGATCGGCGCGTTCTATGCTCTGCCGCGTACGGCCGCCGTGTCTTTCTCAACTGCGGTCGTTCCCATCATCGGCACGAAGTCACTGGTGGCATCTGTCGTTTTCTGTTTGGTGTTCTTCGGCGTTGCTTTCTATCTGTGTTGGAATCCGGGCAACATTATCGATAGCCTCGGCAAGGTTCTCACTCCGATTCTGCTTGGCCTGCTCGTCCTTCTCGTGTTCTTGTGCTTGGCTTCCCTGCCTGCCTCTCACGATGCTCCGACGGGCGAATACGCGTCCACTCCCCTGGCCGCAGGCCTTCTCGAGGGCTACATGACGATGGATTCGATCGCGGCGCTGGCGTTCGGCATCATCGTCGTTACCTCGCTGGGACACACGGGCGGAGGAATCGGCGCTAAGGTGGTCCGCCGCACGTCTACGGCTGCGATCATCGCCGGCGCCTTGCTTGCCGTCGTCTACGTGGGTCTGGGGCTCGTCGGACACGTCATCCCCAACGCCCAAAGCTACACTGACGGTGCGACCCTGCTCGCCGACGCGGCACAGATGACGATGGGGTGGCCCGGCCAGATCGTCTTTGGGCTCATCGTGCTGACCGCGTGCATGACGACAGCGGTCGGCCTCATCGCGGCAACATCGGAGTTCTTCCACCGCTTGGTCCCGGCGATCCCCTACCGCACGTGGATGATCATCTTCACGATCATTTCCTTCGTCCTGGCATCTGCGGGCCTCAATTCGGTACTCGCGATCGCCGTCCCGATCATCACGTTCCTGTATCCGATCGCCATCGCGGTCATCTTGATCACGATTACCTCTCATCCCCTGCGTCTGGCAACACCCGCTTTGTGGACGTTCCGCCTGGGCACGTGGGTGGCGGCCGCCTGGTCGGCCCTAACGACACTCGCGCAGGTCGGGGTTGCCACCGACGCGATCAACGCGGCACTGGCGTGGAGCCCCCTACAGGCGCTTCAGCTCGGCTGGATCCTACCCACGGTTGTCGCAGCCGCTATTGGTGCCTGCATCGATGCGGCAGCGCTACGTCGCTCAGCCTAA
- the coaE gene encoding dephospho-CoA kinase (Dephospho-CoA kinase (CoaE) performs the final step in coenzyme A biosynthesis.) produces the protein MNSALSRGACTASLIRPIPPLRVQGPARVVAVSGGIGSGKSSVTRVFASMGATTADADAIARQVLEPGQPALKEVAARFGADLIGEDGALDRSGLARRVFAGEGAEERIAALNAITHPAIEQRAWEILNGAPEGSVAVYDIPLLVEGDHAEHFDAVVIVDAPIEERIKRLEGRGVAPEDARARIRAQASSCQRRAVASIWIDNEGSACDLEEVARLVYERWLAPDTPVFD, from the coding sequence GTGAACAGTGCTCTGAGCCGCGGGGCTTGTACGGCCTCGCTCATCCGTCCGATCCCTCCGCTGCGCGTGCAGGGCCCCGCCCGCGTCGTCGCAGTCAGCGGCGGTATCGGATCCGGCAAGTCCTCGGTCACCCGCGTGTTCGCCTCGATGGGGGCGACGACGGCGGACGCCGACGCTATCGCTCGGCAGGTTCTCGAGCCGGGTCAGCCCGCGCTCAAGGAGGTCGCAGCGCGCTTCGGAGCTGACCTGATCGGTGAAGACGGTGCCCTCGATCGTTCCGGCCTCGCCCGACGTGTTTTCGCCGGAGAGGGCGCCGAAGAGCGTATCGCGGCCCTCAACGCGATCACCCATCCCGCCATCGAGCAGCGTGCATGGGAGATACTAAACGGAGCTCCCGAAGGATCTGTCGCGGTGTACGACATTCCCTTGCTCGTCGAAGGAGATCATGCGGAGCACTTCGATGCGGTTGTCATCGTGGATGCGCCCATCGAGGAACGCATTAAGCGACTGGAAGGCAGGGGAGTAGCGCCCGAGGACGCTCGTGCACGCATCCGCGCCCAGGCCTCGTCGTGCCAGCGCCGCGCCGTCGCCTCGATCTGGATCGACAACGAGGGAAGCGCGTGCGATCTCGAAGAGGTAGCGCGCCTCGTCTACGAACGCTGGCTCGCACCGGATACCCCTGTCTTCGACTGA